DNA sequence from the Sinorhizobium sp. RAC02 genome:
CGCCGAACGCATCGAGCAATCCTGTCGCGAGCACCTCGCCATCCTCGACGCGGTGGAGAACGCTGATCTTGAATGGGCCGAAGCCCTGCTGCGCCAGCACCTGAAGCAGGCTCTGGAATATGGAGGCGGGCGCGACGACAATGGCTGACGGTCAGCGCACCTAGAGCGGCGCCTTGTCCTTCCCCTCGCCCGCGAGTGCGAGCATGTCGGAAAACAACGCTGCCCACTGGGCCTGCGTCAGGTCGATGAGACCGAAGGCCTTCAGCAGAAAGGCTCCCTCGCCTGCGAGAAAGGCAAGAGCCGCCTTCCTGTCGGCTTCGTTCTCCATGTCCAGCCCCTCCAGGCGTTGGGTGTACCAGACCCGGGTGGAAGCCACTTGATCCGGACTTTGCAGAAGCGCCGTCATCATGGCTGCAGAGCGGGAATGTTCGGCCTCATCGCTGTCGCGGCTTGCTGCCAGATGCCCGCGGATGATGGCGCGCGGCGACCGGTCGCTGCCCGCATGCGCCGTCACTTCAGCCTCGAAGCCGTTACCCCAGCGCTCGATCATCGCCCGGATCAGATTTTCCTTCGTGCCGAAGCAATATTGCACGCCGCCCTTGGTGATGCCGGCGGCGCGCGCCACGGCCTCGAAGGACAGGCCGGCAGCGCCGCTTTCCACCACGATGCTCTCTGCGGCATCCAGAACCTTGTCGCGATCAATGCTGCGCGGTCGTCCCGCCATTTTGCCTCTTCCATTTCAATACGATCGTATTTATATAGCTGCCCGAGCGCAGGGCAACCGTAAAAGCCATGCGAAGGATCAAAACCCAAGGATTACATCTATGTCTCGCGGTAAACGCTGGCTCGTTCTCGCCGTCGTCTCCAGTGCCCTGTTCCTGATCGTCATCGACATGACGGTGCTATACACGGCCCTGCCCGTCCTGACGCAGGCTCTATCGGCGAATGCATCCCAAAAGCTTTGGATCGTCAACGCTTATCCCCTTGTCGTGGCCGGCCTTTTGCCGGGGCTCGGCACGCTTGGCGACCGGCTCGGCCACAAGCAGATGTTCATGGCGGGCCTCGTCGTGTTCGGCGCGGCTTCCATCGGTGCCGCCTTCGCGCCGTCGCCCGCGCTGTTGATCGCGGCGCGTGCGGTTCTGGCCATCGGCGCGGCCATGATGATGCCGGCAACGCTGTCGCTTATCCGGCTGACCTTCATCGATGAACGGGAACGCGCCCTTGCGATCGGCATCTGGGCGGCCGTCGCGTCGGGCGGAGCGGCACTCGGCCCTGTCGTCGGCGGGCTGTTGCTCGAATACTTCTGGTGGGGTTCGGTTTTTCTCATCAATGTACCGGTGGTGCTGGTTGCGCTCGCCGCAAGCGGAGTGCTGCTGACCCGACGCCCCGGCGACAAGAGCCGCCCGTGGGATCTTCTCGGCTCGATTCAGGTGATGATCGGCCTCGTGGGCATTACCTACGCCATCAAGGAAGCCGGCCGGCGTGATCCCTCCTGGGAGACGGCAGGCCTTACTCTTGTTGTCGGCCTCGTCGCCATGGCCCTGTTCATCCGCCGCCAGCGCGGCAGTGCCGCGCCGCTGATCGATTTTTCGCTGTTTGCCAATCCGCGCTTTTCCGCTGGCGTGGCAACGGCGCTTGTCGCCTCGGCGGCGCTGATCGGCGTGGAGTTGGTTTTCAGCCAGCGGCTGCAACTTGTTCTGAGCTATTCCCCGCTCGAGGCCGGTCTCCTCATCCTGCCTATCCCCATCGCGTCCTTCTTCGCCGGACCGCTGACCGGGCTGGCGCTGCCGCGTCTCGGTGGCGAACGCGTACTGTGGGCCTCCCTTCTGCTGACAGGCCTCGCGCTCGCCGTGTTCCTTGCCATTCACAATGGGCCGACAGTATTCTGGCTCGCTGCACTCGCGGTGATGGGCTTCGGTGTCGGCGCATCCATGACGGCCGCATCCACAGTGATCATGCTCTCCGCCCCCGAGGAACGGGCCGGCATGGCCGCGTCCGTGGAGGAAGTATCCTTCGAACTCGGCGGCGCGCTCGGCATCGCATTGCTGGGCAGCCTGATGTCCGCCCTATATTCACGCTCGATGATCCTGCCCGCAGGAACCGAACACGCCACGCAGGCGCGCGACAGCCTGGACGAAGCCCTGATGCTCGCCGACCGGCTCGACCCCGGACAGGCTGACCGGATCATCACGCTCGCCCGCAGTGCATTCGACTCTGCTTTTGTCGGGGTGGTCTTCGCAGCGGCTCTGTTGCTGGTCAGCGTCTCTCTCATCGTTCGCTGGAAGACTTCAACACGGTAGCGTATCCGAGAGAAGAAGGCCGAAACCCGCGCCACAGGCATCTGGCAATGCTTCTATTCATGTGACCACGCTCTCCCGAGGCCGTTTCAGCATTCGGGAAATGCATGAGCGTCGCGCTTTCATGCACACTTGCATACTAGTAAACCAAATGCTAGAGCTGCGAACATATTGCAAGCGTTCGACAGGGGAATGATATGCGTCAGGCGTGGCGGTGGTTTGGTCCGAAGGACCTCGTCTCAACCGACGATATGCGGCAGGCGGGCGTCGAGGCGGTCGTGTCGGCGCTCCATCATGTGCCGACCGGCTCGGTGTGGACGCCTGTGGAGATCGCCGAGCGCCAGCGCGTCATCGGGCTGATGTCGGACGGTGCGCCTTCAGGGCTTGCCTGGGAAGTCGTCGAAAGTCTTCCGGTGTCGGAAGATATCAAGAAGCGGATAGGCGACTGGAAGGCACATATCGCCGCCTGGAAGGAGAGCATGACGAACCTCGCCCGGGCCGGGATTGAGGTCATCTGCTACAACTTCATGCCGGTCCTCGACTGGACCCGTACCGATCTGGCGTATCGCCTGCCCTCC
Encoded proteins:
- a CDS encoding MFS transporter → MSRGKRWLVLAVVSSALFLIVIDMTVLYTALPVLTQALSANASQKLWIVNAYPLVVAGLLPGLGTLGDRLGHKQMFMAGLVVFGAASIGAAFAPSPALLIAARAVLAIGAAMMMPATLSLIRLTFIDERERALAIGIWAAVASGGAALGPVVGGLLLEYFWWGSVFLINVPVVLVALAASGVLLTRRPGDKSRPWDLLGSIQVMIGLVGITYAIKEAGRRDPSWETAGLTLVVGLVAMALFIRRQRGSAAPLIDFSLFANPRFSAGVATALVASAALIGVELVFSQRLQLVLSYSPLEAGLLILPIPIASFFAGPLTGLALPRLGGERVLWASLLLTGLALAVFLAIHNGPTVFWLAALAVMGFGVGASMTAASTVIMLSAPEERAGMAASVEEVSFELGGALGIALLGSLMSALYSRSMILPAGTEHATQARDSLDEALMLADRLDPGQADRIITLARSAFDSAFVGVVFAAALLLVSVSLIVRWKTSTR
- a CDS encoding TetR/AcrR family transcriptional regulator, with translation MAGRPRSIDRDKVLDAAESIVVESGAAGLSFEAVARAAGITKGGVQYCFGTKENLIRAMIERWGNGFEAEVTAHAGSDRSPRAIIRGHLAASRDSDEAEHSRSAAMMTALLQSPDQVASTRVWYTQRLEGLDMENEADRKAALAFLAGEGAFLLKAFGLIDLTQAQWAALFSDMLALAGEGKDKAPL